CTAACTCCTGTACCACTGGCAAGGATAACAGCATAATTATCTTTGTTATTCATGATTGTTTTTAAATTTGTTTACGGTAGCAGTTGCATTAATCAAATACCTTCTATTGGTTTTCAGCTCTAAACAAAGATACCTTAATTTTCTTTTGGATTCTTTTTTAAAGATCCTTTTTCCTATTGAAAAAATTGTGCCATCCTCTAAATCTTCTAAATAGACTTGAGTAGGATTTTTATCATCTATAATATATTTTGATACATTAATATCTGCACCTAAACTTGCTTTTGGATGCTTCGCATGATGTATAATGTAAGGTCGCAATTCTTCGGGATAAACATGAAGTGATTCTAATAATAAATGTCCAAAAATGGTTTTCCATTCTTTTCCATGCGGATTTATTTTTCGAGAATCAAACTGAACAAATGTTTTGAAATGTGCGACTTCATGTGTAAACACAAAAAAGAAAGCATAAGGATTGAGATCACCATTTACCGTAATTTGATGACGGTTATTTTCGAGCAATCTGCGATAATCTCCCAACTTTGTTTCTCTTCGTCTTGTAATTTTAAGTGTGATGAAGTGATTTTCTAACCATTTTTTCACGTACAAGTCTGCATTATGAGGGAGATAAGAAGTTAAATGTTCTAAATTCACATTGTGCAAGATAAATAAAATGCCTTTCCAATAAAAATATTAATTTTGTCGTAATGAAACTAATCGAAAATTTAGGGTCATACTTTATGCTTATGGGTAAAGTATTTAGCAAACCTCAAAAATTGAGTGTTTTCTGGAAATTGACCGTTAGAGAAATATATGATTTAGGTGTAAATTCTGTCGGAATTGTAACCTTCATCTCTACATTTATGGGAGCTGTTGTAGCAATACAAATGGCTCAAAACTTTCAAGGAGCTGCTATTCCTGTTCCAGACGCTTACATTGGTTATGCAACCAAAGTAGTGTTGGTCTTAGAATTTGCTCCAACAATTATGTCGTTGATTTTAGTTGGTAAAGTTGGTTCGTATATCGCTTCGAGTATTGGAACAATGCGTGTTACCGAACAAATTGATGCATTAGATGTAATGGGAATCAATTCGGCAAACTTCTTGATTCTACCTAAAATTATTGCTTGTGTATTTTTTAATCCTTTATTGGTCATGATTTCAATTGGATTCGGGTTATTAGGAGGTTATTACATTGGTGTTTTTACTAAACTATGGTCTGCAGCCGACTTTATCACTGGTTTACAAATGAATATGGCAACAAAATTGTTTGTATATACATTTGTCAAAACGATGGTATTCGCGTTTGTTATCGCAACAATTCCTGCATATTATGGGTATAATGTAAAAGGAGGATCTTTAGAAGTTGGACGTTCTGCAACAACAGCAGTTGTTTGGACATCTATCACAATTATTGTGATCAACTTAGTATTAACACAAACAATTTTGAGCTAATGATTGAGATAAAAGAAATCAGAAAATCTTTTGATGCGATCGAAGTTTTAAAAGGTTTTTCGGTTACATTCGAAAAAGGAAAAGTAAGTTTAATCATTGGTCAAAGTGGTTCTGGAAAGACCGTTTTTCTTAAAAATTTAATTGGTTTATTTTCACCAACTTCTGGTCAAATTTTGTATGAAGGCGAAAATATGATCGAGTTCGATTACAAAGAAAAACAACGTTTACGCTCAGAAATTGGTGTCGTTTTCCAAGGTTCAGCTTTATATGACACGATGAATATCGTCGAAAATGTAAAGTTTCCTTTACAGATGTTTTCGGATATGTCGAATGCAGATGCAGAAAAACGTGCAAGAGAAGTATTAGATCGTGTTGAGATAGCACGAACAGCATTGAAAAAGTATCCTTCAGAAATTTCTGGAGGTATGCAAAAACGCGTTGCTATTGCACGCGCTATTGTAAATAATCCAAAGTATTTATTTGCCGATGAACCTAATTCGGGTTTAGATCCCAAAACAGCTTTGGTTATCGATCAATTAATTTATGATATTACGAAGGAATACAACACAACAACAGTTGTCAATACACATGATATGAACTCGGTAATGGAAATCGGCGATCATATTGTTTTCTTAAAAAATGGTTTCTTAGAATGGGAAGGAACAAAAGACGAAATTTTAGTCGCAGATAATCCAAATGTGATTGATTTTGTATATTCGTCAAATCTCTTTAAGAAACTGAGAGAAGCTCTATTAAAAGAACAATAAAATCAATTAAAATAAAAATTCTATGAAAAAATTAATTTTAACAGTAATTGTTGGTTTAGCTGCCAATTTTGCAACAGCTCAAAATATTAATTTTGGTTTAAAAGCAGGTGCTGTTTTCAACACAGACAAAGGAGAAGTTTGGAGCGATGCAGGAAATATTTTCAAAAAAGATGGTAAAGCTGCTACAGGATTTCAAGCTGGTGCTTTAGCTCGTGTTTCTTTGGCTGGTATTTACATCCAACCAGAATTATTGTACACACAATTCAAAAATGAATATAATGTATTAGATAAAAATGATAAACCTCAAGATATTGGTATTACAAAAAAACGTATGGATATTCCTGTAAACGTTGGAAAAAGATTTTTAGGAATCGCTCATGTGCAAGCAGGTCCAGTATTTTCTTATTACTTTGATGATAAATTATCTGTAAAAGAATTTACAACTGCAAAACAAGACGAATTTAATGTCGGAATGCAAATTGGTGCTGGCGTAGAAGTTTCTAAATTATTATTCAATTTACGTTACGAATTTGGTTTAGGAAAAGTTGGTTCAGAAATCGTAAATGGTAACAATAGAGAATTCAATACTGAAAATCGTCCACAAATGTTAAACTTAACAGTGGCATATTTATTCTAAAAGGTTGTTTGTAAATAAATTTATTGGATATATTTGTCCCAAATTGTATTTTTGCAACCTCGTAAATTATTAAAATGGCAAAAAATAATAAAAAAGAAGAATTCGCGACAGAGCAATTCGTAGAAAAATTAGACAGAACAGCTTTCAACGTAGAGTTCTTTGTTGAAAAATATGCTAAAGCAATTGGTATTGGTTTAGGAGTAATTATTGTAGCTGTTTTAGGTTATTTTGCTTACTTAAAATTAGTCGTAGAACCTAAATCAGAAGATGCTTTCAAAGAAATGGTTCAAGCAGAACGTCTTTTTGATCAAGATTCTATTAATGTAGCATTAAATGGTAGCGCTGGAAGTTTTCAAGGTTTACAACAAATAGTTGATGAATACGGAAATACAGATGCGGGTAATTTGGCTCGTTTTAAAGCGGCAAGTTCATATTATAAATTAGGAGATTATGCATCTGCTGTTAAATTATTAGAAGAATTTGATACAGATGACAACGTAATGTTAGCGCAAAAATATGGTATGTTAGGTAATGCATTAGTCGCTTCTAACAAATTAGAGGAAGGTTTACCTTACTATGTAAAAGCTGCTGAAGCAACAGAAGTTGAAACTTTACAATCGACATATTACACAAAAGCAGGTGAAATTGCAATGGAGTTAGGTAAAAATGCTGATGCATTAAAATATTTCCAAGCTTTGGAGGGTAAATATCCAAATGCAAACAATGGTGAAACAGCGAAGTTTATTGAGCGTTTAAAATACGCCTCTGAATCTGCGAAATAATTCACTTTCAAAATAAGTACAAGCCGAACAATTTGTTCGGCTTTTTTTATTGATACAAATCAAAGTTTATCCTAAATCATTTTTGTATTTTTACCCTTCAAATTAGAAACAAAATGGCAACAGAAAATAAAAATTTATCTCAATATAATAAAGCAGAATTACCAAATGTAGCGGGATCTAAATTTGCAATCATTACATCGGAATGGAATAATCATATTACATTTAATCTGCGTGATGGTGCAAAAGATACGTTGATCGATTTAGGTGCTAACCCTAATGATGTTACGTTGTACCAAGTTCCAGGTAGTTTCGAGTTGATTTATGGTGCAGATAAAGTCGCACAAACGCATCCAGATTTAGACGGAATCATTGTTGTAGGATGTGTTATTCGTGGTGCAACAGCGCATTTTGATTATGTTTGTCAAGGTGTAACACAAGGTGTGAAAGACTTAAATATTAAACACGATATGCCAATTATTTTTTGTGTATTAACCGACGAAAATGAACAACAATCAATTGATCGTTCTGGAGGAAAACATGGAAATAAAGGTATAGAAGCAGGTGTTGCAGCTGTTATGATGGCCGATATGAAAAAGAAATTAGGTAAATAATCTCTTTTATATCTAAAACTTTTTCAATGCCAATTGCAGAAGATTTTCAATCTATTTTTATAAAGAATTGGGAAATTTATTTCTCTCAATGTGATCCGACTGGAAAAATGAAATTGACAGAAATGGCAAATCTTTTTCAGTTAACAGCTTCTGAACATGCCATTAAAGGTGGTTTAGGCTTTTTCGATTTGCAACAGTACAATCAATCTTGGGTAATGAATCGACTTCGAATTGAAATTGATGAATTGCCTTCTTGGACAGATTTTGTTGAAGTAAAAACATGGATTGAAGTGTTGAAAGGAGCTAAATCTATTCGTGATTTTACAATCGAGAAAAATGGTAAAAAGTTGATTGGAGCATCAAGTTTATGGGCAGTTTTTAATACTGTAAAACGCCGCCCTGATCTTCTTCAAATTGATTCATCTCATATTGAACGATTTCCTGATTTGAAACCTACAAAATTGGAAAACAATGTTTTGACCAGCAATTTTGAAGCTACAGAAATTATACATTATAAAGTTCAATTCTCGGATTTAGATATTGTAAAACATGCCAATAATACCAAATATTTGGAATGGTGTCTCAATACAATCGATACGAATATAATGTTAGAACATCGCATTAAAGCGATTGATATGAATTTCTTGAAAGAATTAAGTTTAGATGACGAAATCGAAATTCAGAAATTAGAAACAGAGAAGTTGATTCAGTTTAAAATTGTCAATCAAGAGAAAATAAACTTTGTTTGTCAATTAGAGTTGAAATAACATATTTTTATTAAACAGAATTATAACAATAAAAAGGTTTCAATCGAAACCTTTTTTAATTTATTCTTTTATCAAAACAAACTGAATAGAATCTGCCGTTTCAATCTTCTTTTGATTTTTATCCAATTGTCTTATCTTTCCTTCTTCAACCAAAAAAGCATTCGGAACATTTGCGATTTCTGGTAAAACAATTGTTTTTCCATCTTCTTTCAATTGAAAAACCCCAGTTGTCATCACTGCATAATTATCTATTCCTAAACGTTTAGTCGCATACACATAACCATTATTTGGCAATAATTTAATCTCCATTTCAACCTCTTTACAATCTTTTTCAAAACAAGGTAAAGTCCCTTTATAAATTCCATCAAATTGAATCGAATTTTCCATTGATAAAGTATCCATTTTCAAGGAATCATTTGCATTTTCTACTTCTTTATTCACCGACTCTGTTTCGTTTTTACAACTTGACACAACGAAAGCTGCGATTGTAAATGTGGCTAAAAATATTTTTTTCATCTTTTAGAATTTAAGTTAAAGGTAAGTAAATTTTAACCAAAAAAAATCCTTCCGAATATTTTCAGAAGGATTTATATGATGTTTTATAATCTTATTCGATTAGAAAATTTCTTTCGCTGCGAAGTGGAAAGCAGCTTCGATAGCAGCATTTTCGTCAGAATCAGAACCATGAACAGCGTTAGCATCGATAGATTCAGCGTATTTAGCACGGATAGTACCTTCTGCAGCCTCAGCTGGGTTAGTAGCACCGATTAACGTACGGAAATCAGCAACAGCGTTATCTTTTTCTAAAACTGCAGCAACGATTGGTCCAGAAGTCATGAACTCAACTAAATCCTTAAAGAAAGGGCGCTCTGCGTGGATAGCGTAAAATGCTTCAGCATCTTGTTTTGCTAATTGAGTCATTTTAGCCGCTTTGATTTTGAAACCAGCGTCAGTGATGTCTTTTAAAATATCTCCGATGTGTCCTTTTGCAACTGCATCAGGCTTAATCATTGTAAATGTAATGTTTGCCATTTTATTGAATTGTATTTATTACTTAATTTTTGAGGTGCAAAATTACAAAAATGATTCGAATGTTTTTGTTTTATAATTAAAATTTCTTGTTTTAATAAAAAGAGTTAATTATTATTCATTTAAGATTGTTTCAATTCGATAATATTTCTTATTTTTGAGAGAAATCTAATAACTTATGAATACAAATAATCTTTCCACATTTCATCATAAAACAAAACTCAAAAAGGTTGGTGAAAAATATTTTCTGCCTTTCGAAATTTGGAATTATTTAGATTTTGGGCTGATGTTTGCACTTGTTTTATTCTTTATTTATGCATCAAGTGAAATCAATATTATTTTTATTTCATTGATTGTAATTTTTGGAATTCGAATAATAACGACAATTAAAGACAGATTTTTTGTAGAAATTAAAACATCAAAATCGTTGAGTGAGAATATTAATTTAATCAAAAAATTAGCGCAGCGTCAACATAATTTTACGCAATCATTGGACGAAGAAGGTTTGTTTCTTTTTGAATATTCGGAACGAAATATTTTTTATAAATACAATTACCGAAGAAGAGATTATATCGAAACAGTTGTGATTTATTGTGAAGACAATTCGATTTGGGTGAACTCTTTTAATCAACGTTATTTCGGAATTTTTAGAAGATATAATCTAAAACAATGGATAAAATTACTGAAACTAAAAAGCGAGAATTAATCTCGCTTTTTGTTATTTAATATCTTTATTTTCGATTCGTTTATCAAAATAGAATAAGATTATTCCGAGTGCAATAATTCCTAAACCGAATAAGCTTTCTTTTGGTTTTTGCATCAATACAAAATAACAGATGTACAAACTAAATGCTAAAAAAAGAGCGGGTAAAACGTAAAAGAATTTACTTTTTATAATCGTTAATTCATCCTGTTTAATGAAAAAAGCTGTACAAACAGCCAACGTTGCTAAGATTTGTAAAACGAAAGATGTGTAAGTGAATATTACTTCAAAATCTCCTGAAAAAATCAGTAAAATACTAATTGCAGTATGCACCCATATCGCACGCACGGGGATTCTATTTTTGTTCTCTTTTGCCATAAAACTCCACAATTTATTTTCGCGTGCTGTTGCTTGTGTCAATCGAGATCCAATCCACAAATAACCACTAATAGTTGCGATCAATTGTAACGCGATAAAACAACTTACCCATTTTACATTATTTCCAAGTAGATTTGCAAACGAGATATTTGCTACATTTTCTTGCCCCGACAATGCTGCTGCTGAAGCATGTTTTAAAAAAACATAATTTAATAAAACGTAAGAAATCGTCACAAAAACAACGCCTATAAACAATGCTTTTGGTAAATTTTTCTTTGGTTGATTAATTTCTTCCACAATGTAAGAAGCCGAATTCCAACCTGTATAAGCAAAAGTAACATACACCAAAGATGTGGCAAACGCAGGAAGTAACAACTCTCCTTTCCAACTCGAGTCAAAAAGTATTGCATTTGGTTGTACTGCAGGAGTATAATAAAAACCAATCGCAATTAAAAAGATGATGAATACAACTTTCAGAATTGTAAATATATTTTGAAACTTACTACTTAGATTTAAGCTAAATGATTGAAATATTGCTACAATTAAAATCATTGCAATGGCAAATTCTTTTCCGAGGTCAAATCCAAAAATATTAAGGTATTTTCCCATTGCCAAAGCAGCTAAAGAAATTGGAGCCGAGAAACCAACGAACAAAGAAATCCAACTTGATAAATAACCAAAAAGTGGATGAAATGTCCGAGATAAATAAATATAATCTCCTCCAGATTGTTTGAATTTTGAAGCTAATTCCGAATAAATAAATGCGCCCATCAAAGCTAAAATCCCTCCAATTGACCAAAGCAATAATATGGAAGTCGTATTTTTAAGATCCGAAATTTGATAACCTAAACTCGTAAACACACCAGTTCCAATCATATTCGAAATCACTAATGCTGCTGCGGTTTTCCAACCAATTTTAGAATGTGCCATACACAAAAAAAGTGTCAATTGAAATGTTGAATTTACATTAAAATTGACACTTTAAATATATTATTATTGATTAAAATTTAAAACTTGCACGTGCAAAATAATACGCTCCTGTCATTCCCATTTGTACTGGTGCGTGTGGAAAAACACCATAATAAGAATTCTCGTATACTTGCTTGTCTGGGAAAACATCAAAAAGATTATTTGCTCCAATTGTAAAGTTAAAATTCTTCGTGATATCAAATCCAATCGATGCATCTGTCACTACTTTTCCTGTATGTTCTTGCACACTTCCCCATGGATATCCATCCTTTGTCACTTTACCGAAATAGGTGTTACGCACCATAAAATTGAAACCTGAAATCGAATAATTCAATCCTAAAGTTGCTTTAGCTTTTGGACTCAACGATTCAATAATATTCACTTGATCTGGTCCAAAAAACTCTTCAGTCGGAATTGTTAAAGCTTCAGGGAAATGGTATCCCACAATTTTTGTCTCGTTAATATTTGCAGATAAACTTGTATTTAATTTTCCTCTACCCAAACGCGTATCATACGAAATCACTAAATCCAATCCCTTTGTTTCTGTGTCAATCGCATTCGTAAAAATACGTGCTGTTGCAACATTGTACTTTTCTAAAATAGGATCTGTGATATCAGAAGTCAAGACAATACGATCATCAACTCGGATAAAATATCCATCTAAAGTAATGAACAATTTTGAAGTCGGACGAAAAGTTAACCCTAAACTTGCATTGATTGATTTCTCTTCTTTTAATTGGTCTAATCCAATTTCTCTCGAAAGATCAGATTCATTTCGAATAATTCCTTTTGTAACTAAAACTTGATCTCCGTTATCATTTAAGAACAAATCTGTGTACGAATTACTGAAATATTTTTGTTGTAACGATGGCGCTTTAAATCCTGTAGAAACAGCTCCACGAACCGAATATCCTTTTGCATATTCATATCTTAAGGCTAATTTTCCATTAATTGTACTACCGAAATCTGAATAATTCTCAAAACGACCTGCTAAATCAGCAGTGAAATTTCCGAATTTTAATTCTCCATCCACATAAGCGGCAACAGAATGTCGATCTCCTTTTACTGCATTCAAAGGTGAAAATCCTACAAAAGATTCTGATCCAGAACCAGAATAAGATGCTTCATCTCCAGCTTCGATTTTATATTGTTCAAAACGGTACTCTCCTCCAAAAGCTAAACTAATGTTTTGATTGATTCGTTTTGAGAAATCTAAGTTTACCGTATTTTGTAAAAATTGATGTTTACCAGCATAAAAATCGGTTGGTGAATCAAGTCCTAATGATTGGTTGATTGAATTTTCTAAATCATATTTAAATGAATTTAACCCAAATGAATTGCTCAAGTCGATTTTCCATCCATCGTACGAATAACGTAATCCTGTCGAATTTGAATAATCATTCACATTTGATTTTAATGTCGCTTGAAATCCTGTTGGATAAATTTTCAACGCATCATCAGACAATTCGCTTGGTAATCTTCTAAATCCAAAACCTTCTCCTTGTCGCAACGAAACACCTCCGAAAGAATAAAAATCCAATCGATCATTAATTGCTGTTTCAGCATTCACAAAAAATTGTTGATTCTTGATTGCCGCATCACCAATTTGAAATCTAAAATCTTTTCTTGATAATCCTAAAGCGGCTATCTTCGCATCATCCGCAGCTCGTGCCGCATCTGGATCATCAGCGAAATCATATGCAAAATTATCTCCAAAAATATCTAAATTATGATCTTTCGAACGATTCGTTTTTTTACGTTCACTTACAACCGCAGAAAGCACAATCGAACCAGACTGACCTAATTTTGTGCCGAAACTACCATTAAAATTATACGTTTCACCATCGTTACGCGAAGTTTGTCCGTAAGTCAACGACGCATCACCTCCAGGTTTAGATTTCAGCACTATATTCACAACACCAGCAATTGCATCAGAACCATATTGCGCAGCTGCACCATCTCGTAAAACTTCAATCTTGTCGATAGCAGAAATTGGAATTGCACCTAAATCTGTTCCAACAGAACCATTCCCAACCGTGTTTTGATAATTAACCAACGATGTGGTATGACGTCTTTTTCCATTCACCAACACCAATACTTGATCTGGTCCCATTCCACGTAAAGTCACAGGATCAACGTGCTCTGTTCCGTCTGCAGAAGACTGTCGAACCGAATTGAAAGATGGTATAACGACGTTTAAGATATCATTTACAC
This portion of the Empedobacter stercoris genome encodes:
- a CDS encoding transcription elongation protein SprT; protein product: MNLEHLTSYLPHNADLYVKKWLENHFITLKITRRRETKLGDYRRLLENNRHQITVNGDLNPYAFFFVFTHEVAHFKTFVQFDSRKINPHGKEWKTIFGHLLLESLHVYPEELRPYIIHHAKHPKASLGADINVSKYIIDDKNPTQVYLEDLEDGTIFSIGKRIFKKESKRKLRYLCLELKTNRRYLINATATVNKFKNNHE
- a CDS encoding MlaE family ABC transporter permease — protein: MKLIENLGSYFMLMGKVFSKPQKLSVFWKLTVREIYDLGVNSVGIVTFISTFMGAVVAIQMAQNFQGAAIPVPDAYIGYATKVVLVLEFAPTIMSLILVGKVGSYIASSIGTMRVTEQIDALDVMGINSANFLILPKIIACVFFNPLLVMISIGFGLLGGYYIGVFTKLWSAADFITGLQMNMATKLFVYTFVKTMVFAFVIATIPAYYGYNVKGGSLEVGRSATTAVVWTSITIIVINLVLTQTILS
- a CDS encoding ABC transporter ATP-binding protein; protein product: MIEIKEIRKSFDAIEVLKGFSVTFEKGKVSLIIGQSGSGKTVFLKNLIGLFSPTSGQILYEGENMIEFDYKEKQRLRSEIGVVFQGSALYDTMNIVENVKFPLQMFSDMSNADAEKRAREVLDRVEIARTALKKYPSEISGGMQKRVAIARAIVNNPKYLFADEPNSGLDPKTALVIDQLIYDITKEYNTTTVVNTHDMNSVMEIGDHIVFLKNGFLEWEGTKDEILVADNPNVIDFVYSSNLFKKLREALLKEQ
- a CDS encoding porin family protein — protein: MKKLILTVIVGLAANFATAQNINFGLKAGAVFNTDKGEVWSDAGNIFKKDGKAATGFQAGALARVSLAGIYIQPELLYTQFKNEYNVLDKNDKPQDIGITKKRMDIPVNVGKRFLGIAHVQAGPVFSYYFDDKLSVKEFTTAKQDEFNVGMQIGAGVEVSKLLFNLRYEFGLGKVGSEIVNGNNREFNTENRPQMLNLTVAYLF
- a CDS encoding tetratricopeptide repeat protein; this translates as MAKNNKKEEFATEQFVEKLDRTAFNVEFFVEKYAKAIGIGLGVIIVAVLGYFAYLKLVVEPKSEDAFKEMVQAERLFDQDSINVALNGSAGSFQGLQQIVDEYGNTDAGNLARFKAASSYYKLGDYASAVKLLEEFDTDDNVMLAQKYGMLGNALVASNKLEEGLPYYVKAAEATEVETLQSTYYTKAGEIAMELGKNADALKYFQALEGKYPNANNGETAKFIERLKYASESAK
- the ribH gene encoding 6,7-dimethyl-8-ribityllumazine synthase gives rise to the protein MATENKNLSQYNKAELPNVAGSKFAIITSEWNNHITFNLRDGAKDTLIDLGANPNDVTLYQVPGSFELIYGADKVAQTHPDLDGIIVVGCVIRGATAHFDYVCQGVTQGVKDLNIKHDMPIIFCVLTDENEQQSIDRSGGKHGNKGIEAGVAAVMMADMKKKLGK
- a CDS encoding acyl-[acyl-carrier-protein] thioesterase: MPIAEDFQSIFIKNWEIYFSQCDPTGKMKLTEMANLFQLTASEHAIKGGLGFFDLQQYNQSWVMNRLRIEIDELPSWTDFVEVKTWIEVLKGAKSIRDFTIEKNGKKLIGASSLWAVFNTVKRRPDLLQIDSSHIERFPDLKPTKLENNVLTSNFEATEIIHYKVQFSDLDIVKHANNTKYLEWCLNTIDTNIMLEHRIKAIDMNFLKELSLDDEIEIQKLETEKLIQFKIVNQEKINFVCQLELK
- a CDS encoding copper resistance protein NlpE is translated as MKKIFLATFTIAAFVVSSCKNETESVNKEVENANDSLKMDTLSMENSIQFDGIYKGTLPCFEKDCKEVEMEIKLLPNNGYVYATKRLGIDNYAVMTTGVFQLKEDGKTIVLPEIANVPNAFLVEEGKIRQLDKNQKKIETADSIQFVLIKE
- a CDS encoding nucleoside-diphosphate kinase, with protein sequence MANITFTMIKPDAVAKGHIGDILKDITDAGFKIKAAKMTQLAKQDAEAFYAIHAERPFFKDLVEFMTSGPIVAAVLEKDNAVADFRTLIGATNPAEAAEGTIRAKYAESIDANAVHGSDSDENAAIEAAFHFAAKEIF
- a CDS encoding APC family permease: MAHSKIGWKTAAALVISNMIGTGVFTSLGYQISDLKNTTSILLLWSIGGILALMGAFIYSELASKFKQSGGDYIYLSRTFHPLFGYLSSWISLFVGFSAPISLAALAMGKYLNIFGFDLGKEFAIAMILIVAIFQSFSLNLSSKFQNIFTILKVVFIIFLIAIGFYYTPAVQPNAILFDSSWKGELLLPAFATSLVYVTFAYTGWNSASYIVEEINQPKKNLPKALFIGVVFVTISYVLLNYVFLKHASAAALSGQENVANISFANLLGNNVKWVSCFIALQLIATISGYLWIGSRLTQATARENKLWSFMAKENKNRIPVRAIWVHTAISILLIFSGDFEVIFTYTSFVLQILATLAVCTAFFIKQDELTIIKSKFFYVLPALFLAFSLYICYFVLMQKPKESLFGLGIIALGIILFYFDKRIENKDIK
- a CDS encoding TonB-dependent receptor plug domain-containing protein, with amino-acid sequence MKRNKFLLASFAFICASTLFAQEVEKEETNLNEVILIGGRASERTVVNSSVPVDIIDVEKLKTSSPQLSVNDILNVVIPSFNSVRQSSADGTEHVDPVTLRGMGPDQVLVLVNGKRRHTTSLVNYQNTVGNGSVGTDLGAIPISAIDKIEVLRDGAAAQYGSDAIAGVVNIVLKSKPGGDASLTYGQTSRNDGETYNFNGSFGTKLGQSGSIVLSAVVSERKKTNRSKDHNLDIFGDNFAYDFADDPDAARAADDAKIAALGLSRKDFRFQIGDAAIKNQQFFVNAETAINDRLDFYSFGGVSLRQGEGFGFRRLPSELSDDALKIYPTGFQATLKSNVNDYSNSTGLRYSYDGWKIDLSNSFGLNSFKYDLENSINQSLGLDSPTDFYAGKHQFLQNTVNLDFSKRINQNISLAFGGEYRFEQYKIEAGDEASYSGSGSESFVGFSPLNAVKGDRHSVAAYVDGELKFGNFTADLAGRFENYSDFGSTINGKLALRYEYAKGYSVRGAVSTGFKAPSLQQKYFSNSYTDLFLNDNGDQVLVTKGIIRNESDLSREIGLDQLKEEKSINASLGLTFRPTSKLFITLDGYFIRVDDRIVLTSDITDPILEKYNVATARIFTNAIDTETKGLDLVISYDTRLGRGKLNTSLSANINETKIVGYHFPEALTIPTEEFFGPDQVNIIESLSPKAKATLGLNYSISGFNFMVRNTYFGKVTKDGYPWGSVQEHTGKVVTDASIGFDITKNFNFTIGANNLFDVFPDKQVYENSYYGVFPHAPVQMGMTGAYYFARASFKF